The sequence below is a genomic window from Nicotiana tomentosiformis chromosome 6, ASM39032v3, whole genome shotgun sequence.
TTTATAATGAAAGGTTAAGACAGTGCAAGTGAGCAATGTTTCATTGGGTGCTAAAGAGCAAGATATCAAGGAGTTCTTTTCATTCTCTGGGGATATTGAATATGTTGAGATGAGAAGGTTAGTTTTTGGGACAACAAgtgttttttcttcttctcttttttttgttcttttgagCACTCAACTTATGTTTGCATAAAGTTTTAGTACGTTTATGGAAAAAGTCCCTATTGAGAATTTAAAAGCAGCCAATTACAATGCCAGCTGATTGATGGTTTCTTTTATTCCCTTACgcgtttttattttcttttatagtGATAATGAGCGATCTCAAGTTGCTTATATCACGTTCAAGGATCCTCAGAGTGCAGAGACCGCAGTTCTTCTTTCGGTATAGTTGCTTTTCATTTATTTTGTCATGTTGTAAATTTTTCATTCTGTTACTAAGTTTCAACAACTGCGACTCTAACTGATTTAATGCTTACCTTTGTTGATGAAGTACTGGGTTTGTTTTGGAGGAATCAAATTTCTCTTAGTATAATTTATGACGTTGTGTCTTTGAGTGTACAACGATAACTCTGTAATAGGTACAAGACCGCTGTATCAGTTAATCTCGCAAGCATCCCTTATGAAGAAAATATACGAGCTCCTAGTCCTTTTTTGGATCCTTCCATACGTATTACACTTTGTTCTGTCTGTCTGGAGTGTTTTGCTGTTTTGTGAGGTGAGACGGAATGGGAAACTTGAGGTGTCCCACTGTCATTATTGTAAAATTGTAAGAGTAGCATCGAGTAAGTTGGAGAATGGTACATATTATTTTTGTGCATGGCAAGGTATCAGTTTTTTCTTGGTGTGGAAGGGGAGGGTGGAGACGGTTTATTAGGCAGATCAAGCATTGCCTCTGGGGATTTATCTATAACCCCTAAACAGCAAAATCATGCTTTCAGTTTAGTCCAAGCACGTTGAGGTGCTGAAAGTCTTGAAGCTCACCAGTGTTGCCAGAGAATAATGCAAAGTAGTTGGCTAATCATCCAAGCCTAGATCCATGTCTCTTGCCTCTTGCCATTTTACTCCAGCTGGATAGCTTTAGGGGAAACTGCAGTTTGAAAAGTTAAAGGGACTATACTGCATTTACCTTAGTGTAAAAAGTGGATGAGTCTTTTGAAATGTAGCAGTTTTCTAGTTGTAAAAGTTAGTTTGGAAAAAGGAAGCACGCAATCTTATAAAGATTTTATTGACAATTTTCTCTACTTTTAGAGTTTTAGTACTAAAGTCAGAATTACTAAATGGTGTACCTGAAGGAATACTTGGTACACATTGTTGTCTAGAATGACAAAAAGAACAGAAAGGAAGTAAGGGAACTGCTCCATACATTCAAAATCAGTACTATCATTTTATCTCCTCTCTTTAATCCAACTGAAGCTTTATAGTAGATATACAGATAAAAGTGACTGCATCTAAGCATAAGAGTAGCTGATTGTGTACTTAGCTTGCATGCTTCTTGGTTACAAGGATAACTTATTTCCAATTCTAAATTTGTTCCTGACCACTCCGCTTTGGCGATTGATAAGATCATTTTGGTGTTTCTTAGGGAGCTACAATTGTTGATCAGTCCATCACAATAGCCCTTGCACCCGAGTACAAGCTCCCACCTACAGCTTCAGTGTCACCAGCTGTACGTATAACTTCATTTTTTTAAGCAAGGTTTCTGGTTTCATCCATCACAAGATTTTCCGTAAAAGGTGTACCTTTTATATCTACAGCCAACTGGAAGCACCAATATACCTACTGCTGGTGGATCAGCTATTCAAAAAGCGGAAGACGTCGTCAGCAGCATGTTGGCAAAAGGCTTTATCTTGGGCAAGGACGCAGTTAGCAAAGCCAAGGGATTAGATGAGAAACACAAGATCACATCCACTACTTCAGCCAGAGTTGCTTCTTTAGACCAAAAATATGGCCTTAGCGAGAAAATCACTACGGGAGCAACCATAGTGAACCACAAAGTGAAAGAAATGGACCAGAAGTTCCAAGTGTCCGAAAAGTCAAAATCTGCTTTTGCAGCTGCTGAGCAGACGGTTAGCAATGCTGGATCCGCGATCATGAAAAACAGATACGCTTTGACGGGGGTAACTTGGGCTGCGGGTGCTTTCAGTCGGGTCACTAAGGCTGCCGGGGAAGTGGGACAGAAGACGAAGGAAAAACTGGCTGAAGAAGAAAAGGGAAGAAATTCAGCTAAAGGTTATGTGCAAGAACATGCTGAGTCCCAAATCGGAATCAAGGAACCTACCATTGAGTCCCAAATCGGAATCAAGACCATTGAGTCCCAAATCGGAATCGGGGAACCTACCATTGAGTCCCAAATCGGAATCAGGGAACCTACCATTGAGTCCCAAACCGGAATCAAGGAACCTGCCAATGACTCCCAAACCGGAATCCAGGAACTTACCATTTCCTCTCTTCCCCCAAAAGCTTAACCTAAAGTATTTTAAAAGTAAATTCGCAATTTACACTAGTTTGTTATTTGAATTTGAGCAGGTCGATATGTATGGTTGATCAAGATGTGTCATACATGGAATATTCTATACGTTGGGACGTAAAATATTATTACTGGATTGGCTTGAGTTCATATGATTAATGAACTTGTCGCTTTTAATCATTTTTTTAGGATATCTTCATTTGTTTTTGGCTTTTTATGAATTCAGATTCTGGAAGTGGCAAATCGCCTGAGATTGTGATGTGCTGTTTGTCCATAAATGTGAAATCTATTGACACATACTCGTCGAAACTGTGTCTTGTAGCTGATATAAGAATAGGGTGACGAGTATGGAAGAGAGGGATACAAGGCACCCAAATATGGAGGAATTATGTGGATTTGAGTCTAGCTTTATCCTCTCAAAATGTGCATCTTTTTGTCTAATATAGAGAGTTTGCAAGAAAAAGCTGAAGAGCAAAGTATGAACTCAGTTTACACCGGTCATTATGAATTAAATGTGTAAATGgaaaatggaagaggcacctcttgaattgcacctcttcatcttattctttcattgtctataaatttagaaGCTTGGCCTCATTTTTACACACAGAAAAATCTGAAAACTTCTCCCCTCTTCTCTACATTGTTGcactgtttttttttcttttcaaaacaaacatataagtgtcaagtgtgatttgctccgttTGTTGAGTTTCTGTAATTTCGATTACCAGTATTACAGAATAGTTttttcgttctatcctgggaggaagtaatccataaccttggaTAAAAATAAtgagattaaattccttaaggacacacaaaCAACTTGTGGGCTCGGAAATTATTTTATGTTTTGCTTTATTGAACTAACATTTATTTACTTCTCTGATTTTCTAGTTTCGAACACAGATTATAACAATAACAGATTCATGAATTTGACGGTTTATGCTCTCTGTTCTAGACTTGTTCCTTACAGGgataaaatattttcagaaagGGGATTCATGAATTCGAACTCCTATTGATCATTGCATTCTTTTTTACCACAAAATGGATAATTGGAAAACATTCCGCGGATGTGCAAAGCATACCAATCTCAAACTCGACTAAGGAAAAGAGTTGCCATAGGTATTGGTTGATAGCACAAAAAAATTGTCTAGATATAATGAATCATCTGAACGCCACTTGGATGCTACGGAGTATAACCAGAATAACGTATATTGGATTCGTATAGGCCTACTAATTTAGAATTGAGGATAGTTAATTGAAatcttatttaatttttttaattatattagtCCATAATATCTTTTTGGTCTAATGTATCTTGCATTTATGATATAGTTTAAATTATTCTATGAATTTAAATTTAGTAAAATCTAAATATCTACACCCAACTTGGAGGTGTGTGTAGTATGTGTGGAGCTTTGTGGAGGGTGGGGGTAGGGGTGGGGGGAGGTGCCCACTTAGTCAAGAAATTACATTGTGtttttgaagttaaaaaaaattatgcaTATATATTAAATGTTGAACCCATTCTTCTTCGtgtgtttatatttttaaattttttgaattcCTTCGTGATATTTCTGCCTCCATATGTGTAGAGAAAACATAGATAAGAAGGGAGGAGTTCATGGAAAAAAAAATGGGTGGTTGGagactaagagcccgtttggtcagtcaaaaaatacttattttgaaaagtaattttttaGAAGTGCTTTTtctaaaagtacttttgaaaaaaaaaacagtttgtgtttgaccAATTCATTTGAGAAATACTTTTTACAACATTTGGTAAACAAAttgtgtttggccaatctttTTAAAAAATGTTTTTGAATGTCTATTACCAAAAAGGATAGTACCAAGgttttataattattattttaaagacaaaaataaattTGAATATTTGTTGTAAGAgacttttatattatttttattttatttaattaaaatataacataaagtatatatatatatatatatatatatatatatatatatatatatatatatatatatattaaagattTAAATCGATATAATATACTATAGTTATACCAAAGTAATAATATTACCTATTATAATTACTTATTGTTTACCTGATGATAATTTTCAACTTAACATTATCATAGTTTCTTGCGATTTTATCATCGAACTTTTGTACTAGATTAGACCATCTTAACCTGTTAAAGTGAGTCTCAAGACGATTTCTGGCTAAAGTTTTACCACgcatatatttaaaaataattctcTGGTTTCTACATCTTATTTAGCCTTCTCGGGGTTGTTATCCAGTGGCACTTTCTTGCTCATTTTCTTTTCAATATGTATTAAGAACATGtgattaataatcatattgaacATATAAGAGAACTAAAAATTTGTCATGTCAAAAAAAGGAGAAagattcaaaaaataaataaatatgagcATCAAGAGAAAAGCTTTCAACTGTTAATCACTcatattattaaaaataagagTAATTGCACATCAAAGTCTAAGAAAATAAATCAGTAGTCACTTTCACAAAATATTAGATGTATCATTGGTACATGCATTCACGTTTAAAAAGAATAGATAAAAGTACATACTAGATATTGTGTATAATAAATTAAATTGGTacactacaaaagaaaaaaataaattacaCCTTATGAAGAAAGTATTGGAATTTGTTATTAGTTTTGTTATTTCAAAGGGGGATTAAAGacacaaaagaagaaattgcATAAGAAAAAGGGAGAAAGGTTTATTTATAGTAATAGATAGGACTTCTTATGTTGTAGAAAGAATTCGAGGATATGATCTATTAAAGTTACCACGAGAATTCGAGGAGATCTATTACTTTAGAGAAATAAAAAACAAGATCAGTCAAAAAAGAATCTGAAAAGTTGCAAGAAATTAcacaaagaaaaaatcaaaaacaagaaAAGTTAAAAAAGAATTTATTTCGATTCATTTAAAAGAACGATTCAAACtagaaacaaagaagaaaaagaaaaggcttAAATAAGTGAGGgacaatttaaaaaatataaatttatggttAAGGATAGTTTTGTCTTATAacttgtttggccaagtttctcaAGAGGTCAAACGTGCTTCTTTTTTTTtcgccaaaagtactttttttttcctaacttgaggtgtttggccaaggttttttcggaaaaaaaatacttttgggaagaagtagaagcagtttctgagaagtagaaaaaaataatttcttcccaaaagcagaagcagaagcagttttgacccTTCTTCTTACCAAAactacccttaacaaaatataatatataccaaaataaccgttaaacctaatacttatgatattaatgtataaatatttcttattatttttaggatagctttctaatatatatagtgactttagaggtgaatgcttttatatttgttgaatgctTTTTAATATaattaacttatattaaaagaattaagtacttttaaattttattttcatattttacttaaataaaatgaaaagatttaattagtgcctgtaataacaaatttttgagattatttatttacttacaatattaactattaagtaaatctattcatgtccttatttgtaatttgatacttaaaagcactttctgaaaagcttggccaaacacaaattattgctcaaaagtgcttttcagagtgattagccaaacacaaactgtttttctccaaaaatcttttttcaaaagcacttttggaaaaatcacttttcaaaataagctgatttctccAGTTTGGTCAAACAGGTTAGACAAATTaattttctgcttctgcttcttggaagaatatagaattttctgcttctgcttcttggaagaatctagaattttctgcttcttctcaAAAGCAGAAAAATTGCTTCTGTTGCGCTGCTGGCCAAAAATACTTCTCCGTTTTGGCCAAATAACTCAAATTTCTAACAAGTACGATTTTGAGAGGAAAAAGAATTTTTAACCtcccaaaagcttggccaaacaagctctAAGCGGTGTGGCTAACTAAAGAGGGAAATGTGGAAAACGAGAAtaagcaatcaaataagtatgtGATAATATTGTTTGGAAATCCGACCTTAGCTCAGTTGGTAGAGCGGAGGACTGTAGTCGGCTGATCCGCAGCTAATCCTTAGGTCACTGGTTCGAATCCGGTAGGTCGGATATTATTTTTGCTTTTGCTTTCGAATGTCAATGTGGAAGTTCTGGGTTGTGCTGGAAACAAGCAAACCACGTAATGAAGTACGATGGATAGAAAACGGCATCAGCAAATCAATGTGGAAACTAGGGGTGTATGTGAggtggtttggttcggttttttatTAAATCAAAACCAAATCAGCATAAACTCGAttttttcggttttttcggtttttcggtttattttcgatttttctttttagttatatTATGCTTGAAAAAGAGATCAAATAATCACCAATTGTCCACATGATTACGATTCATTAAAATAATATATGAGGAATAGCAATTATTCGTATGAATCATAATTCCAAGACCTTCCATAATAGAAAATGACAACAAACATGTGATAAACCAAAAGCTACAACCTAACTTGTAGTTTCACAAAAAATATTAAGTTAATTAAAGTTGGCCAAGACAAAAGTTAGAAATAAGCAGCAAGCAGCCAAGCACCATGAATAGGTTGACACTATTTTATTTAACTGGAATTTTAAACTAATCAATACTCAAAGGGTCACTTGGACAttctgaaaagaaaaaaaaacagctACATGTAAAACAATATAAAAATAGAATCAAATTCATTACgaattaaatatataaaattacCTTTTTCAACTTGctcaatttttttaatttcttctagATAGTCTTGAAGCTTGCATTCCTTCTTAGAGAACCTTTAACATTAAGCAGTGATTTCATCACAAATGTAAGTGCAATATTGGATTGAAAGAACACAACTCGTAACATCAAATTTCAGGACCAACAATATAAGATAACAATTATACCCAAATTTAAAGGGACAAAATAACATAATTGGTTTAATCAAATACTTTAGCTTACTAAATTGTGTTGGAGCAGTAAGACTAATAAGTAATTACAAACTTGGACAGTGGCTCGGAATTGCAAAGAAGGAAGTTCGTAGTGAAGTGGATGGAAGGGTTTTCACTATTTGGGGTTTTTTGACTTTGGAGTTGGA
It includes:
- the LOC104092662 gene encoding binding partner of ACD11 1-like isoform X2 codes for the protein MSVKTVQVSNVSLGAKEQDIKEFFSFSGDIEYVEMRSDNERSQVAYITFKDPQSAETAVLLSGATIVDQSITIALAPEYKLPPTASVSPAPTGSTNIPTAGGSAIQKAEDVVSSMLAKGFILGKDAVSKAKGLDEKHKITSTTSARVASLDQKYGLSEKITTGATIVNHKVKEMDQKFQVSEKSKSAFAAAEQTVSNAGSAIMKNRYALTGVTWAAGAFSRVTKAAGEVGQKTKEKLAEEEKGRNSAKGYVQEHAESQIGIKEPTIESQTGIKEPANDSQTGIQELTISSLPPKA
- the LOC104092662 gene encoding binding partner of ACD11 1-like isoform X1; protein product: MSVKTVQVSNVSLGAKEQDIKEFFSFSGDIEYVEMRSDNERSQVAYITFKDPQSAETAVLLSGATIVDQSITIALAPEYKLPPTASVSPAPTGSTNIPTAGGSAIQKAEDVVSSMLAKGFILGKDAVSKAKGLDEKHKITSTTSARVASLDQKYGLSEKITTGATIVNHKVKEMDQKFQVSEKSKSAFAAAEQTVSNAGSAIMKNRYALTGVTWAAGAFSRVTKAAGEVGQKTKEKLAEEEKGRNSAKGYVQEHAESQIGIKEPTIESQIGIKTIESQIGIGEPTIESQIGIREPTIESQTGIKEPANDSQTGIQELTISSLPPKA